A single region of the Mustela lutreola isolate mMusLut2 chromosome 2, mMusLut2.pri, whole genome shotgun sequence genome encodes:
- the LOC131825776 gene encoding IQ domain-containing protein F2-like isoform X2, translating to MNHLKTSHGDPILFEDADEVIELKRKKKQNLEKSLKKKTKAATEIQAWWRGTLVRRTLLHAALRAWIIQRWWRQTLVNLLQKKRREALVTYANTVRAVVKIQSLVRMWRIHWRYCQVLNAIRVIQCHWACQNCYTCALLRGHCVVTATHLQFHIEIINP from the exons ATGAACCATCTAAAGACAAGCCATGGGGATCCAATTTTGT TTGAAGATGCTGATGAAGTAATTGaattgaagaggaagaagaagcagaaccTCGAG aaaagtttaaaaaaaaaaacaaaagcagccacagagatTCAGGCCTGGTGGCGTGGCACCCTGGTACGCCGGACATTGCTGCATGCAGCCCTCAGGGCCTGGATCATTCAGCGCTGGTGGAGGCAGACCTTGGTGAACCTGCTGCAGAAGAAACGAAGGGAAGCCCTGGTTACCTACGCAAATACAGTGAGAGCGGTGGTCAAGATCCAGTCTTTGGTCCGTATGTGGCGTATCCACTGGCGATACTGTCAGGTGCTCAATGCCATCCGTGTCATCCAATGCCACTGGGCATGCCAAAACTGTTATACCTGTGCTCTCCTCCGGGGCCACTGTGTAGTCACAGCCACTCACCTACAGTTCCACATTGAGATCATCAACCCCTAA
- the LOC131825777 gene encoding IQ domain-containing protein F5-like, translating to MGPQKKITREEEAAMFIQAWWRGTLVRRTLLHAALRACIIQRWWKQMLVKLLEKKRKLALDFYVRQEWAVVKLQSWVRMWRIRLRYCRLLHAARIIQLYWRWHNCRSRGFIQGHYIFKESQLNLQLEISLGAQACRVQQCIPLPIKE from the exons ATgg GCCCCCAAAAAAAGATCaccagggaagaggaagcagccaTGTTCATCCAGGCGTGGTGGCGGGGCACCCTGGTACGCCGTACGCTGCTGCACGCGGCACTCAGAGCATGTATCATTCAGCGCTGGTGGAAGCAGATGCTGGTGAAGCTGctggagaagaagaggaaactgGCCCTAGATTTCTATGTACGCCAAGAATGGGCAGTGGTCAAGCTGCAATCCTGGGTCCGCATGTGGCGCATACGCCTTCGCTACTGCCGTTTGCTCCACGCTGCCCGCATCATCCAACTCTATTGGCGCTGGCATAACTGCCGTTCCCGTGGCTTCATTCAGGGCCATTACATCTTCAAAGAAAGCCAACTGAATCTTCAACTTGAAATCTCTTTAGGCGCACAGGCTTGTAGAGTGCAACAGTGCATACCCCTTCCAATAAAGGAATGA
- the LOC131825776 gene encoding IQ domain-containing protein F2-like isoform X1, which produces MGIQFCTHGNLVLIVVEDADEVIELKRKKKQNLEKSLKKKTKAATEIQAWWRGTLVRRTLLHAALRAWIIQRWWRQTLVNLLQKKRREALVTYANTVRAVVKIQSLVRMWRIHWRYCQVLNAIRVIQCHWACQNCYTCALLRGHCVVTATHLQFHIEIINP; this is translated from the exons ATGGGGATCCAATTTTGT ACTCATGGCAATTTAGTTCTAATTGTAGTTGAAGATGCTGATGAAGTAATTGaattgaagaggaagaagaagcagaaccTCGAG aaaagtttaaaaaaaaaaacaaaagcagccacagagatTCAGGCCTGGTGGCGTGGCACCCTGGTACGCCGGACATTGCTGCATGCAGCCCTCAGGGCCTGGATCATTCAGCGCTGGTGGAGGCAGACCTTGGTGAACCTGCTGCAGAAGAAACGAAGGGAAGCCCTGGTTACCTACGCAAATACAGTGAGAGCGGTGGTCAAGATCCAGTCTTTGGTCCGTATGTGGCGTATCCACTGGCGATACTGTCAGGTGCTCAATGCCATCCGTGTCATCCAATGCCACTGGGCATGCCAAAACTGTTATACCTGTGCTCTCCTCCGGGGCCACTGTGTAGTCACAGCCACTCACCTACAGTTCCACATTGAGATCATCAACCCCTAA